One window of the Leptospiraceae bacterium genome contains the following:
- a CDS encoding LruC domain-containing protein has protein sequence MNNKMITISIIFATTLLLSACGSKKNPLFLLPISSEQISEEKKGDIPLNITYNNQTQDNNQTANTIGNQNNSQNTQNSTNGGNSNNQSSGSNNQGGSTASNQGSGSNNQDGSTANNQGSGSDNQDGSTANNQGSGSDNQDDSTANNQGSGSDNQDDSTANNQGSGSDNQDDSTANNQGSGSDNQDGQNNQPLEGNANVNNTYGNGNFNFNTSITIPININISDPSGPVEGALVNVVDPSRSDTILYQGVSNEDGNVVGEVTIPSNTEEIVINIYIGNYQADPITIDVQNENNQFLQEIVVEVSFNQNVENLIASVTDSDGDGVMDSHDAYPEDPSRSARIVVPNTGVSIVAFEDLYPVPGDADSNDIVLAVVNEEDLNAEGKVVRIRGKYIFLANHAGYDLSVFINLPGSGNFKAKVSKILVDNELNLQQKEERNNVDIHLSNFQRVPIFIKHAGYFNNKNYNRRGEAFYSHHEMGNIILNSNEYPAGYLRNQGISAGVINSLGGKPVTRTHFMSEVEFILDQPIAKTDLPSAPYDLFIYVHNTGHTVHFPGFYFDNNGRDRYIYHNPGHARHKFPWVFVVPEPWNWPNNANYIGQSYPKFTQWYQNDGRIYEDWYRRDRDQNRIFPYFNLPSPIAGFLLQVYHSQNLFVWASLAILITGIVAFLFLKGRNYQIN, from the coding sequence ATGAACAACAAAATGATTACAATCAGTATCATTTTCGCCACAACGCTACTGCTATCAGCTTGTGGTTCGAAAAAAAATCCCCTATTCCTTTTACCAATCAGTTCGGAACAGATATCAGAAGAAAAAAAAGGAGACATCCCTCTTAATATAACATACAACAATCAGACTCAAGATAACAATCAAACAGCAAACACAATAGGAAACCAAAACAATTCTCAAAATACCCAAAACAGTACAAACGGTGGAAATAGTAACAACCAGAGCTCTGGTTCCAACAACCAAGGCGGTTCCACTGCTAGCAACCAAGGTTCTGGCTCTAACAATCAAGACGGCTCCACCGCCAACAACCAAGGCTCCGGCTCTGACAACCAAGACGGCTCCACCGCCAACAACCAAGGCTCCGGCTCTGACAACCAAGACGACTCCACTGCTAACAACCAAGGCTCTGGTTCTGACAATCAAGACGACTCCACTGCTAACAACCAAGGTTCCGGCTCTGACAACCAAGACGACTCCACTGCCAACAACCAAGGCTCCGGCTCTGACAACCAAGATGGACAAAATAATCAACCGCTTGAAGGGAATGCGAACGTAAACAACACCTATGGAAATGGAAACTTTAACTTTAATACATCTATCACAATACCTATTAATATAAACATTTCAGATCCCTCAGGACCTGTTGAAGGAGCTCTCGTGAATGTTGTTGACCCATCTAGATCCGATACTATCTTATATCAAGGCGTTTCCAATGAAGATGGTAATGTAGTTGGAGAAGTTACAATTCCTTCTAATACCGAAGAGATTGTAATTAACATATATATAGGAAACTACCAAGCTGATCCTATCACAATTGACGTTCAAAATGAAAATAACCAATTCCTACAAGAAATTGTTGTTGAAGTTTCGTTTAACCAAAATGTAGAAAACTTGATTGCTAGTGTCACAGACTCTGATGGTGATGGCGTAATGGACTCCCATGATGCTTATCCTGAAGATCCATCGAGAAGTGCACGTATTGTCGTCCCTAATACTGGTGTTTCGATTGTTGCTTTTGAGGATCTATATCCAGTTCCTGGTGATGCTGACTCTAATGACATTGTCCTTGCCGTAGTAAACGAAGAAGATCTTAACGCAGAAGGAAAGGTTGTCCGAATTCGAGGTAAATATATTTTCTTAGCTAACCATGCAGGTTATGATTTAAGCGTATTTATCAACCTTCCTGGAAGTGGAAATTTCAAAGCAAAAGTATCCAAAATCCTTGTTGACAACGAACTCAATCTCCAACAGAAAGAAGAACGAAACAATGTTGATATTCATCTGTCAAATTTCCAACGAGTCCCTATCTTCATCAAACATGCTGGATACTTTAACAACAAAAATTACAATCGAAGAGGAGAAGCTTTTTACTCTCATCACGAAATGGGAAATATTATCTTGAACAGTAACGAATATCCAGCAGGATACTTACGAAATCAGGGTATATCGGCTGGAGTTATTAACTCTCTCGGCGGTAAACCTGTAACCAGAACCCACTTTATGTCCGAAGTAGAATTTATACTTGATCAACCGATTGCAAAAACGGATCTTCCATCTGCTCCTTATGACTTATTTATCTATGTCCACAATACAGGTCATACTGTCCACTTCCCTGGATTTTATTTTGATAATAACGGAAGAGATAGATACATTTACCACAATCCAGGACATGCTCGACACAAATTCCCATGGGTTTTCGTAGTTCCTGAACCTTGGAACTGGCCTAACAATGCTAATTACATCGGACAATCCTATCCAAAATTTACTCAGTGGTATCAAAACGATGGTAGAATCTATGAAGACTGGTATCGTAGAGATCGAGACCAAAACCGCATCTTCCCATACTTTAATTTACCAAGCCCAATTGCAGGTTTCTTACTCCAAGTCTATCATTCTCAAAATCTCTTCGTTTGGGCTTCCTTAGCCATTTTGATAACCGGTATTGTTGCTTTCTTGTTCCTCAAAGGTAGAAACTACCAAATTAATTAG